A single genomic interval of Chitinophaga sp. 180180018-3 harbors:
- a CDS encoding isoprenylcysteine carboxylmethyltransferase family protein, translating to MIIQLGNFFFRYRNVIFIFLYLLLFAPSMELFGAERWGDKYYFYPIVFGLIITISGQLIRGGTIGLAYIIRGGQNRKVYADELVTTGIFSHVRNPLYIGNILMLWGAGIMANSLLFTLVIMPLFVGIYQCIVLAEEDYLRKKFGQGFIDYTKKVNRWVPSLKGIGDTFSSMKFNWRRWLIKEYGTQFVWLLGIAFILLYKYPDLIGRDQATRIKYAVVCFLVIGTYYLTIRFIKKSGRWK from the coding sequence ATGATAATACAATTAGGAAATTTCTTCTTTAGGTACAGAAATGTAATTTTCATATTTCTGTACTTACTACTATTTGCCCCATCGATGGAGTTGTTTGGAGCGGAAAGATGGGGTGACAAATATTATTTTTATCCCATTGTTTTTGGCTTAATAATAACCATTTCCGGCCAGCTCATTAGGGGCGGCACCATAGGGTTAGCGTATATAATAAGAGGCGGGCAAAATAGAAAAGTGTACGCAGACGAATTGGTCACTACCGGAATTTTCAGCCATGTAAGAAACCCCCTTTATATAGGAAACATACTCATGTTATGGGGAGCCGGAATAATGGCTAATTCATTGTTGTTTACACTTGTAATAATGCCGTTGTTTGTTGGTATATATCAGTGTATTGTCCTTGCTGAAGAAGACTATCTCAGGAAAAAGTTTGGTCAGGGTTTTATAGACTACACCAAGAAAGTGAATCGATGGGTTCCCAGTCTTAAAGGTATCGGGGATACGTTTTCCTCAATGAAATTTAACTGGAGAAGATGGCTGATCAAAGAGTATGGGACACAGTTTGTCTGGCTTTTGGGCATAGCATTTATATTACTGTATAAGTATCCCGACCTAATCGGCAGAGATCAGGCGACCAGAATAAAGTATGCTGTAGTATGTTTTTTAGTCATTGGCACCTATTACCTCACGATAAGATTTATAAAAAAATCCGGGCGTTGGAAATGA
- a CDS encoding ATP-binding protein — protein MDVINHKEIKTNWYVITGGPCTGKTTVVELLAKRGYVTIAEQARHYIDTQKVEGRTVEEIRSNREQFQLEILNLQIREESTLDVNKVAFLDRALPDAMAYYEFLGLKYDDRLIVMCKKFCYQKVFVLDRLPLINDYARLEDEQEQIRIHNLIIEVYSRFPCPVIQVPVLPPDQRVDFILQHL, from the coding sequence ATGGATGTCATCAACCATAAAGAAATAAAAACAAACTGGTATGTAATTACAGGAGGGCCATGCACTGGAAAAACTACCGTGGTGGAACTGCTGGCAAAACGGGGATATGTGACGATTGCAGAACAGGCAAGACACTATATCGATACCCAAAAAGTTGAAGGTAGAACAGTTGAAGAAATAAGGAGTAACAGGGAGCAATTCCAGTTGGAAATACTGAATCTTCAGATCAGGGAGGAATCAACACTGGACGTGAACAAAGTCGCTTTTTTGGATAGAGCACTTCCCGATGCTATGGCCTATTACGAATTTCTTGGACTGAAATATGACGATAGGCTTATTGTGATGTGCAAGAAATTTTGTTATCAGAAAGTGTTTGTACTGGACCGTCTTCCGTTAATCAATGATTATGCAAGACTGGAGGATGAACAAGAGCAGATTAGGATACATAATTTGATTATTGAGGTCTATAGCCGTTTCCCGTGTCCGGTCATCCAGGTTCCCGTACTACCTCCTGATCAAAGGGTCGATTTTATCCTTCAGCATCTTTGA
- a CDS encoding efflux RND transporter periplasmic adaptor subunit: MKIIGKILVAVILVSSLYSCGGKEKTGEGSTAEAKKAEAKGEEGHGEEESTTIASLTQEQIKAVGITLGNIENKNLTASIKANGALRVPNNKKANATSLYGGVVKSLRVQLGDFVHKGQVIATIENPQFVQLQEEYITIDSKITLAQQELNRQKELNQGNAGALKNLQSATADINALLARKASLQKQIQLMGINPTSINRDNLRAALVVTSPVSGTISNEFAKIGSYVDVSSPVVEIVDNSLLHLDLQVFEKDLPYMKVGQTVNFTITNNPQVTYNAKVFNIGSSFENESKTVAVHCTVVGNKTGLIDGMNITGMVSVENVMAPTVPNEAIVEAEGKFYIFVHTDKEPEAGHEEGGDEHKEGEKHDHVAENQQSEPKMNFEKIEVAKGVSELGYTVITPVTNIPKDAKIVTKGAFFINAKLSNAGGHDDH; encoded by the coding sequence ATGAAAATCATAGGAAAAATATTAGTTGCAGTTATACTTGTATCTTCTTTATATAGCTGTGGTGGAAAGGAAAAGACCGGAGAAGGTAGTACTGCCGAAGCAAAAAAGGCAGAGGCCAAAGGCGAAGAAGGGCATGGAGAGGAAGAGTCCACAACCATTGCATCACTTACCCAGGAACAGATCAAGGCGGTTGGAATAACTCTTGGAAATATCGAAAATAAAAATCTCACTGCTTCTATTAAAGCGAATGGTGCGCTTAGGGTTCCCAATAATAAAAAGGCAAATGCTACTTCGCTTTATGGAGGTGTTGTTAAAAGTCTTCGTGTTCAGTTGGGTGATTTTGTCCATAAGGGCCAAGTTATTGCCACCATCGAAAATCCGCAGTTTGTTCAGTTGCAGGAAGAATATATTACCATCGATAGCAAGATTACCCTGGCGCAGCAGGAATTAAATCGTCAGAAAGAGCTTAATCAAGGCAACGCCGGGGCTTTGAAGAACCTTCAAAGTGCTACAGCCGATATCAATGCATTATTGGCTCGTAAGGCTTCATTGCAAAAGCAGATACAGTTAATGGGTATTAATCCGACAAGTATCAACCGGGATAATCTAAGAGCTGCATTGGTAGTTACAAGTCCTGTCAGTGGTACAATAAGTAATGAGTTTGCCAAGATCGGTAGTTATGTAGATGTGTCATCCCCCGTTGTTGAAATTGTAGACAACAGTTTGCTCCATCTTGACCTTCAGGTATTTGAAAAGGATCTCCCCTACATGAAAGTGGGACAAACGGTGAATTTCACCATCACCAATAACCCCCAGGTAACATATAATGCAAAAGTATTCAATATAGGTTCATCATTTGAAAACGAAAGCAAAACGGTAGCTGTGCACTGTACAGTGGTAGGTAATAAAACCGGACTGATTGATGGCATGAACATCACAGGAATGGTGAGTGTAGAAAATGTTATGGCACCTACGGTGCCAAATGAGGCCATTGTTGAGGCGGAAGGTAAATTCTACATTTTCGTTCACACAGACAAAGAACCTGAAGCCGGTCATGAAGAAGGAGGTGATGAACACAAAGAAGGCGAAAAACACGATCATGTTGCCGAGAACCAACAAAGCGAACCTAAAATGAACTTTGAAAAGATCGAAGTAGCGAAAGGCGTTTCCGAATTGGGATATACGGTAATCACTCCTGTAACTAATATTCCAAAAGACGCAAAAATAGTTACAAAGGGAGCCTTCTTCATTAATGCCAAACTGAGCAATGCTGGAGGGCATGACGATCATTAA
- the cmoA gene encoding carboxy-S-adenosyl-L-methionine synthase CmoA, which yields MKDENTNNLSDDVFKKKVDTAFDFAFDKKVALVFDDMVSRSVPFYGEMQRMVSELAKNHVQPKTKVYDIGCSTGTTLIQISKLVPENVNLVGIDDSEEMIVKCREKLNSLSLNREIELNMVDITKDVPVQDASVVTMVLVLQFVRPINRLEIVKKIYDGLTENGVFIIVEKILTEEASFNREYINYYYDFKRRNEYSELEISQKREALENVLIPYKTSENINMLKNAGFKQVEVFFRWYNFTGIIAKK from the coding sequence ATGAAAGACGAAAATACTAACAACTTATCGGATGATGTATTTAAGAAAAAAGTTGATACCGCCTTTGATTTCGCATTTGATAAAAAAGTTGCATTGGTTTTTGATGACATGGTTAGTCGGTCGGTACCCTTCTATGGGGAGATGCAGCGAATGGTAAGTGAATTGGCAAAAAACCATGTACAGCCAAAGACAAAAGTGTATGATATAGGCTGCTCCACAGGAACCACCTTAATACAAATATCTAAACTGGTTCCTGAAAATGTAAACCTTGTAGGAATAGATGATTCCGAAGAGATGATTGTCAAATGCAGGGAAAAATTGAATAGTCTATCGCTTAACAGAGAAATAGAACTCAATATGGTTGATATTACAAAGGATGTACCTGTACAGGATGCTTCAGTTGTAACGATGGTACTGGTTCTTCAATTTGTTCGACCTATTAATAGACTGGAAATTGTCAAAAAGATATATGATGGACTTACCGAAAACGGAGTATTTATCATTGTCGAAAAGATCCTCACGGAAGAAGCTTCATTTAACAGGGAGTACATCAACTACTACTATGACTTCAAAAGAAGAAACGAATACAGTGAGCTTGAGATTTCACAGAAGCGGGAAGCGCTTGAAAACGTGTTGATACCTTACAAGACAAGCGAAAATATCAATATGCTGAAAAACGCGGGCTTTAAACAAGTCGAGGTGTTTTTTCGCTGGTATAATTTCACAGGAATAATAGCAAAAAAATGA
- a CDS encoding MgtC/SapB family protein — protein sequence MDIQFELLLSAKLLLAVLLGGIVGVEREREQQNTGIRTFACICVASCLFVSVAAHLSEDKSAISRVLSAVATGLGFIGAGIIFRDERNMPKGLTTAAGLWATSAIGVAIALNMFVIAVSSTLIILLIFSINKSAPYRKFVDKLFNDKEKQQ from the coding sequence ATGGATATTCAATTTGAACTTTTACTTTCGGCTAAATTGTTACTGGCAGTTCTGCTGGGAGGTATTGTTGGCGTGGAGCGCGAAAGAGAACAACAAAACACAGGCATCCGTACTTTCGCCTGCATTTGTGTTGCCTCATGTCTGTTCGTATCTGTCGCCGCGCACTTGTCTGAAGATAAATCGGCAATTTCAAGAGTCTTGTCAGCGGTTGCCACGGGCTTAGGATTTATTGGGGCAGGTATTATTTTCCGGGATGAAAGAAATATGCCGAAAGGACTCACTACAGCCGCCGGATTGTGGGCGACTTCCGCGATCGGAGTAGCCATCGCCCTTAATATGTTTGTAATAGCTGTCTCATCAACGCTCATCATTCTCTTGATTTTTAGTATCAACAAATCTGCTCCTTATAGAAAATTTGTTGACAAATTATTTAACGATAAAGAAAAGCAACAATGA
- a CDS encoding restriction endonuclease, with product MQNTINEIYITKASGERAVFDSNKLRQSLSRSGATSEQIEVVLQKVQDILKDGMATQDIYRTAFKWLKKMSKSVSARYNLKKAVMALGPTGFPFEKLTAAILESMGYSTQTGVIVPGHCVKHEIDVIATKVEHHVMVECKFHNRQGFVSDVKIPLYIQSRFLDAEKKWQDSGCHGPQFHQSWIVTNGRFSEDAIQYGNCMQMQLLGWDFPRGKGFKDLIDRAGLYPVTCLVTLTERDKKFLLANDVILCKSLLQRSEILEKSGLSAAKIRSIVNECRMLCEPSK from the coding sequence ATGCAAAATACCATCAATGAAATATACATTACGAAAGCATCAGGCGAACGTGCGGTTTTTGACAGTAACAAATTGAGACAATCATTGTCCAGGTCGGGAGCGACTTCCGAACAGATTGAGGTTGTGCTGCAAAAAGTGCAGGACATCCTCAAAGATGGAATGGCTACGCAGGATATTTACAGGACTGCTTTCAAATGGCTGAAAAAAATGTCAAAGTCTGTCTCCGCCCGTTATAACCTGAAAAAAGCGGTGATGGCGCTCGGCCCTACAGGTTTCCCGTTTGAAAAACTTACAGCAGCCATTTTGGAATCAATGGGATACAGCACCCAAACAGGAGTGATTGTTCCGGGACATTGTGTAAAGCATGAAATAGATGTTATCGCTACAAAAGTGGAACACCATGTCATGGTGGAATGCAAGTTCCATAACCGCCAGGGCTTTGTAAGCGATGTCAAAATACCACTCTATATTCAATCAAGATTTCTTGATGCGGAAAAAAAATGGCAGGATAGTGGTTGTCACGGCCCCCAGTTTCATCAAAGCTGGATAGTGACAAACGGACGCTTTTCCGAGGATGCGATACAATATGGCAACTGCATGCAAATGCAATTGCTTGGGTGGGATTTTCCAAGGGGCAAAGGCTTTAAAGATCTTATAGATCGCGCCGGTCTTTATCCGGTTACCTGCCTGGTTACCTTAACTGAAAGAGACAAAAAATTCTTATTGGCAAATGATGTTATTCTCTGTAAGTCCCTGTTGCAACGTAGCGAAATATTAGAGAAGTCGGGACTATCTGCTGCGAAGATCAGGTCAATCGTTAATGAGTGCCGTATGCTCTGCGAACCATCAAAATAG
- a CDS encoding bestrophin family ion channel: MLLNRKISIWYFVNEIKTQMVLICVFAISIGLLDMHPTFKKTSLPLSVPALVGTAVSLLLAFRTAQSYERWWEARTVWGAIVNDSRSLVRQFIQFIPDDLKYEIKEFAGRQIVWTYALGESLRRQEFSPSVQAYLNIHQINAANIPNVLLNKHSETIKQLAAAGAITDIQQVQLNETLARLCDSMGKCERIKNTVFPRSYSLLVHTLIYVFAAILPFGLEDSQLAVEIVMTILIPTLFIAIEKTAIIMQDPFENTPVDTPMTSLAQTIEINILEMIGEKDIPVKPQNDSYYEM, from the coding sequence ATGTTATTAAATCGTAAAATATCAATATGGTACTTTGTCAATGAAATCAAAACACAGATGGTTTTGATCTGTGTTTTTGCGATATCTATCGGATTGTTGGATATGCATCCGACATTTAAAAAAACTTCATTGCCTCTAAGTGTTCCTGCTCTGGTAGGAACTGCGGTTTCCCTTTTGCTTGCTTTTAGAACGGCACAATCCTATGAACGATGGTGGGAAGCCAGAACAGTTTGGGGTGCTATCGTAAATGATTCACGAAGCTTAGTGAGACAGTTCATACAGTTTATTCCTGATGACCTCAAGTACGAAATCAAAGAATTTGCTGGCAGGCAAATCGTCTGGACCTATGCTTTGGGAGAGTCATTGCGCAGGCAGGAATTTTCCCCTTCTGTTCAGGCGTACTTAAATATTCACCAGATAAATGCTGCAAACATACCAAACGTTTTACTCAATAAACATTCCGAGACTATCAAGCAGTTAGCTGCCGCGGGAGCAATTACGGATATTCAACAGGTACAGTTAAATGAAACACTTGCAAGGTTATGCGATAGTATGGGTAAGTGTGAACGAATTAAGAATACCGTTTTCCCAAGATCATATAGCCTTTTGGTACATACATTAATCTATGTTTTCGCAGCTATTTTACCGTTCGGGTTGGAGGATTCGCAGCTTGCTGTCGAAATCGTAATGACCATCCTTATCCCAACACTTTTTATTGCCATCGAAAAAACGGCCATCATCATGCAGGACCCTTTCGAGAATACTCCTGTTGATACACCGATGACTTCTTTGGCACAAACAATAGAGATCAACATATTAGAAATGATCGGGGAAAAAGATATTCCAGTGAAGCCTCAAAACGACTCTTATTATGAAATGTAA
- a CDS encoding heavy metal translocating P-type ATPase, producing the protein MEHKHQYDAQGRQICCTQTEKVYTKAGAKDLVKEEHHKNDGHDHGHSDDAGHDHGNVSESPFKMFLPSIISLLLLLAAIAFDNWIPQEWFKGTVRFIWYLIAYAIVGFPVIKDAIKSISKGEVFSEFLLMSIATIGAFFIKEYPEGVAVMLFYAVGEVFQTLAVSRAQRNIKALLDQRPDEVTILVDDRAKTIKAEEAQIGDIIQLKPGEKLGLDGELLTDNASFNTAALTGESKPDTKNKGETVLAGMINLNTVARVKVTTAYTDSKLSKILELVQNATSQKAPTELFIRKFAKVYTPIVVVLAIGICLVPYFFVDNYVFNDWLYRALIFLVISCPCALVISIPLGYFGGIGAASRNGILFKGSNFLDTMAAIQNVVMDKTGTMTEGVFKVQEVVFKPEFNKDETLKLVNAIESLSTHPVATAIHEYVGDIDSSIKLENTEEIAGHGLKATINGKELLVGNFKLMDKFGISYDVDPSTIVYTTIAVASDGKFVGYITIADSIKEDSQQTIDLLHKLNVKVTMLSGDKTSVVKFVADKLGIDNAFGDLLPEDKVNRVKEIKAKNETVAFVGDGVNDAPVVALSDVGIAMGGLGSDATIETADVVIQDDRPSKIPIAINIGKKTKKIVWQNITLAFVVKGIVLILGAGGLATMWEAVFADVGVSLIAILNAIRIQRMKF; encoded by the coding sequence ATGGAGCACAAACATCAATATGACGCGCAGGGCAGGCAGATCTGTTGCACCCAAACGGAAAAAGTATATACCAAGGCAGGCGCAAAAGACCTTGTAAAAGAGGAACATCATAAAAATGACGGACACGATCATGGCCATAGCGATGATGCTGGTCATGACCACGGTAATGTAAGTGAAAGTCCATTTAAAATGTTCCTTCCTTCCATCATTTCCCTGTTACTTTTGCTCGCTGCCATAGCATTCGATAACTGGATACCTCAGGAATGGTTTAAGGGGACTGTCAGGTTTATTTGGTATCTGATAGCCTACGCAATTGTGGGATTTCCTGTAATTAAAGACGCCATCAAAAGTATTTCAAAAGGTGAGGTATTTTCGGAGTTTTTGCTGATGAGCATTGCAACTATCGGTGCGTTTTTTATCAAAGAATACCCCGAAGGAGTAGCAGTAATGCTGTTCTATGCAGTTGGCGAAGTGTTCCAAACCCTTGCCGTATCCAGGGCACAAAGAAACATCAAGGCATTGCTCGACCAGCGGCCCGACGAGGTAACTATCCTTGTAGATGACCGTGCCAAGACCATCAAAGCGGAAGAAGCCCAGATCGGGGATATTATTCAGCTAAAACCCGGAGAAAAACTTGGGCTTGACGGTGAACTCCTTACCGACAATGCATCCTTTAATACAGCAGCGCTCACGGGTGAAAGTAAGCCGGATACCAAGAACAAGGGAGAAACGGTGCTTGCCGGAATGATCAATCTCAATACAGTAGCCCGTGTTAAGGTAACTACCGCTTATACAGATAGTAAACTTAGTAAAATACTGGAGCTGGTACAGAACGCCACCTCCCAAAAAGCCCCGACGGAGCTTTTTATCAGGAAGTTTGCGAAAGTGTACACCCCTATCGTGGTCGTTCTGGCAATAGGAATATGTCTTGTTCCTTACTTCTTTGTAGACAATTATGTATTCAATGACTGGCTGTACAGGGCTTTGATATTCCTTGTGATTTCCTGTCCTTGTGCATTGGTCATTTCCATTCCACTGGGATATTTTGGTGGTATTGGAGCTGCCAGCCGCAATGGTATTCTCTTTAAAGGAAGCAACTTCCTGGATACAATGGCTGCGATACAAAATGTCGTAATGGATAAGACCGGTACAATGACTGAAGGAGTTTTTAAGGTACAGGAAGTAGTGTTCAAGCCCGAATTTAATAAGGATGAAACATTGAAACTTGTTAATGCGATAGAGAGCCTGAGTACGCACCCTGTAGCAACCGCTATACACGAATACGTGGGAGATATTGACAGCTCTATTAAGCTCGAAAATACGGAAGAGATAGCAGGACATGGTTTGAAAGCGACAATAAATGGCAAGGAACTTTTGGTTGGAAATTTTAAATTGATGGATAAGTTCGGTATCAGTTACGATGTTGATCCATCAACCATAGTCTATACGACTATCGCAGTGGCCAGCGATGGAAAATTTGTAGGCTATATTACCATTGCCGATAGTATCAAGGAAGACTCGCAGCAGACCATTGACCTGCTTCACAAGCTCAATGTGAAGGTGACCATGTTAAGTGGTGATAAAACTTCGGTCGTGAAATTTGTAGCCGATAAACTGGGGATCGACAATGCGTTCGGTGATCTGTTGCCGGAAGATAAGGTCAACCGGGTAAAGGAAATCAAAGCTAAGAACGAAACGGTAGCCTTTGTGGGTGACGGGGTAAACGACGCCCCTGTAGTTGCACTAAGTGATGTCGGTATCGCAATGGGCGGACTTGGGAGCGATGCGACCATAGAAACAGCAGATGTTGTCATCCAGGATGACAGACCATCCAAAATCCCAATAGCCATCAATATCGGCAAGAAAACAAAAAAGATCGTTTGGCAGAATATTACCCTTGCCTTTGTGGTAAAAGGTATCGTTTTGATTTTAGGGGCTGGAGGTCTGGCTACTATGTGGGAGGCTGTTTTTGCTGATGTGGGCGTATCCCTGATTGCAATATTGAATGCCATAAGGATACAACGAATGAAGTTTTAG
- a CDS encoding HD domain-containing protein has protein sequence MNQLIESVENYVLLFLKQKLSSDLVFHNLAHTSEVVNAAWEIGQNSDLDKSEMEILIVAAWFHDCGYAYAYTGHEEESKKIAKSYLEKCGANTDFILSVLACIEATKFPQRPRTMVEKVLCDADLFHFTKTSYPHYAKAIRKEFEVFLDKIYSEEEWQKVNTSLLMAHNYCTEYGKSVLSRFKDVNVELVNKKKN, from the coding sequence ATGAATCAATTGATAGAGTCTGTAGAAAATTACGTTTTGCTTTTTCTAAAGCAAAAACTCTCATCTGACCTTGTGTTTCATAACCTGGCTCATACCAGTGAAGTAGTTAACGCAGCTTGGGAGATCGGGCAAAACAGCGATTTGGATAAATCAGAGATGGAGATACTTATCGTTGCTGCCTGGTTTCACGACTGCGGATACGCTTATGCTTATACCGGTCATGAAGAAGAAAGTAAAAAGATAGCAAAGAGTTATCTGGAAAAATGTGGTGCCAATACTGATTTTATTTTATCAGTATTGGCTTGTATAGAAGCAACGAAATTTCCACAGCGTCCAAGGACTATGGTTGAAAAAGTATTGTGCGACGCTGACCTTTTCCATTTTACTAAAACCTCATATCCTCATTATGCAAAAGCCATCAGGAAAGAGTTTGAAGTGTTTCTTGACAAGATATATTCGGAAGAAGAATGGCAGAAAGTAAACACGTCGCTACTTATGGCTCACAACTATTGCACCGAGTATGGAAAGTCTGTCCTGAGCAGATTTAAGGACGTTAATGTTGAATTGGTGAACAAGAAAAAAAATTAA